From a single Accipiter gentilis chromosome 32, bAccGen1.1, whole genome shotgun sequence genomic region:
- the LOC126053088 gene encoding translation initiation factor IF-2-like, whose amino-acid sequence MRGSTTATATARALREKGNKAVSPGGITRCDRSTGRGLQQPGSPGGRHRTSPLSAPGCPGPAPSPAPPSPRGNNYFRTDRGAPRSQNDGKSTKAPAGEEEGGGAAGRSRPSGGTASGGRSPEPRGLRKQPPGGRGVGGGWRYPTPPEDRPRETQRARRPQPRKAPSLPPRLPAASYHGKPGRPRRLLSPRGAGGPGRPPARPQPPLTAGGGPAREAGAPPTPTCGAARPGRAPARARVSRPSPPRTAPRLRAASPQPPPPSPEESPAVRRRPLPEAGTGDKAPAPPRTGPPRAALADGGLAPLPRPGLLQADGVGRCPRRQHLASAFGSPARPRCEKRRGGRRVVGGNPRAPPCCRFG is encoded by the coding sequence ATGCGAGGATCTACTACGGCTACAGCTACTGCCCGGGCACTGCGCGAGAAGGGCAATAAAGCCGTGTCTCCCGGCGGCATTACACGTTGTGACAGAAGCACGGGACGGGGGTTACAACAACCGGGAAGTCCCGGGGGCAGGCACCGCACCTCTCCCCTTTCAGCCCCCGGCTGCCCGGGCCCTGCCCCCAGCCCGGCTCCACCCAGCCCCCGGGGCAACAACTACTTCCGTACCGACCGCGGAGCACCGAGAAGCCAGAACGACGGGAAGAGCACGAAGGCCCCGGcgggggaggaggaaggcggaGGCGCCGCTGGCCGCAGCCGCCCCTCGGGCGGCACCGCAAGCGGCGGCCGCTCCCCGGAGCCCCGGGGGCTTCGAAAACAGCCcccggggggaaggggggtgggtggCGGCTGGCGGTACCCGACGCCTCCAGAGGATCGGCCACGCGAAACCCAGCGCGCTCGCCGGCCACAGCCCCGAAAGGCACCCAGCCTACCTCCCCGACTCCCCGCCGCTTCGTACCACGGAAAGCCCGGCCGCCCGCGGCGGCTCCTCTCCCCGCGGGGCGCCGGTGgtcccggccgcccgcccgcccgccctcaaCCGCCGCTAACGGCTGGGGGGGGCCCCGCGCGCGAGGCGGGCGCGCCCCCAACCCCTACCTGCGGCGCCGCGCGGCCTGGCCGGGCTCCAGCGCGGGCGCGCGTTTCCCGCCCCAGCCCGCCTCGCACCGCCCCGCGCCTGCGCGCGGCCTCCCCACAACCGCCGCCGCCGTCTCCTGAGGAGAGCCCGGCGGTGCGGCGGCGCCCCCTGCCGGAGGCGGGAACGGGCGATAAGGCCCCGGCGCCGCCACGGACGGGCCCTCCGCGGGCAGCCCTGGCGGACGGCGGACTCgccccccttccccggcccggtttgctgcaggcggacggtgtgGGAAGGTGCCCGCGCCGCCAGCACTTGGCCAGCGCTTTTggcagccctgcccgcccccgctGCGAAAAGCGAAGAGGGGGGCGGCGGGTGGTTGGGGGAAATCCTAGGGCTCCGCCGTGCTGCCGTTTTGGCTAG